One genomic region from Actinocatenispora thailandica encodes:
- a CDS encoding lysine 5,6-aminomutase subunit alpha: protein MAATARPRRGRKLDLDPALVRRARSLARRAGRPVVKLAREHTTVSVERAVLRLAGMHGADPDGIPWVNRLVDAVAADVGLTAGAALPVFHALAEQGLAGRDVPVADALVALAQKAGAGSVRFEVPEGKHATAARRAARRAAAAGVRRMDAARTARDRLVRRLGDPPQRPWVYLIVATGDIYEDIPQAQAAAREGADIIAVIRSTGQSLLDYVPEGATREGFAGTYATQENFRLMRAALDETSKEVGRYIRLTNYASGLCMPEIAALAGMERLDMMLNDSMYGILFRDINPIRTFVDQRFSRQVHARAGIIINTGEDNYLTTADAVDEAHTVTVSQLLNEYFGKEAGLSDAQLGLGHAFEINPDLPDSFRLELAHALLARELFPNAPLKWMPPTKHMTGDVFRGNLLDGFFNLAGTMTGQSILLVGMMTEAVVTPWLSDRDIALQNVRYVLGAAGNLHEDFVPAPGGFIQQRANQVLSEALELLERIGEQGLLDAIGAGTFGIMKRPPDGGKGLAGVARKDAAYYNPATDILEADA from the coding sequence GTGGCAGCAACGGCGCGGCCCCGACGCGGTCGCAAGCTGGACCTGGATCCGGCGCTGGTACGCCGCGCCAGGTCGCTGGCCAGGAGGGCCGGCCGGCCGGTGGTGAAACTGGCCCGCGAGCACACGACGGTGTCGGTGGAGCGCGCCGTGCTGCGCCTGGCCGGCATGCACGGCGCCGACCCGGACGGCATCCCGTGGGTCAACCGGCTGGTCGACGCGGTGGCCGCCGACGTCGGGCTGACCGCCGGCGCCGCGCTGCCGGTGTTCCACGCCCTCGCCGAGCAGGGGCTGGCCGGCCGGGACGTACCGGTCGCCGACGCGCTGGTGGCGCTGGCGCAGAAGGCCGGCGCCGGTTCGGTGCGTTTCGAGGTACCCGAGGGCAAGCACGCCACCGCCGCCCGGCGGGCGGCGCGCCGCGCCGCCGCGGCCGGGGTGCGGCGGATGGACGCCGCCCGCACCGCCCGCGACCGGCTGGTGCGCCGGCTCGGTGACCCGCCGCAGCGGCCGTGGGTGTACCTGATCGTGGCCACCGGCGACATCTACGAGGACATCCCGCAGGCGCAGGCCGCGGCCCGGGAGGGCGCCGACATCATCGCGGTGATCCGCTCCACCGGCCAGTCGCTGCTGGACTACGTGCCCGAGGGCGCCACCCGGGAGGGGTTCGCCGGTACCTACGCCACGCAGGAGAACTTCCGGCTGATGCGGGCCGCCCTCGACGAGACGTCGAAGGAAGTGGGCCGCTACATCCGGCTGACCAACTACGCGTCCGGGCTGTGCATGCCGGAGATCGCGGCGCTGGCCGGGATGGAACGGCTGGACATGATGCTCAACGACTCGATGTACGGCATCCTGTTCCGCGACATCAACCCGATCCGCACGTTCGTCGACCAGCGGTTCTCCCGGCAGGTGCACGCCCGCGCCGGGATCATCATCAACACCGGCGAGGACAACTACCTCACCACCGCCGACGCGGTCGACGAGGCGCACACCGTCACCGTCTCCCAGCTGCTCAACGAGTACTTCGGCAAGGAGGCCGGCCTGTCCGACGCGCAGCTGGGCCTCGGGCACGCGTTCGAGATCAACCCGGACCTGCCCGACTCGTTCCGGCTGGAACTCGCGCACGCGCTGCTGGCCCGCGAGCTGTTCCCGAACGCGCCGCTGAAGTGGATGCCGCCGACCAAGCACATGACCGGCGACGTGTTCCGCGGCAACCTGCTCGACGGGTTCTTCAACCTCGCCGGCACCATGACCGGCCAGTCGATCCTGCTCGTGGGGATGATGACCGAGGCGGTCGTCACGCCGTGGCTGTCGGACCGCGACATCGCCCTGCAGAACGTGCGGTACGTGCTCGGCGCCGCCGGCAACCTGCACGAGGACTTCGTCCCCGCACCCGGCGGGTTCATCCAGCAGCGCGCCAACCAGGTCCTGTCCGAAGCGCTGGAGCTGCTGGAACGCATCGGCGAGCAGGGGCTGCTGGATGCGATCGGCGCCGGCACCTTCGGCATCATGAAGCGCCCGCCGGACGGCGGGAAGGGCCTGGCCGGGGTGGCCCGCAAGGACGCCGCCTACTACAACCCGGCCACCGACATCCTGGAGGCGGACGCATGA
- a CDS encoding amidohydrolase has translation MVRTLYRGGRVYSPADPHATALAVDDDRISWVGADDDAPTADTIIELDGALLAPAFVDAHAHLTNTGLTMTLLDVSPVRSAAQLLDAVAAHAATLPAGSLVYARGYDESTWPDPSLPHRTELENAVDGRPCYVSHISGHAALTTGALVAAVPGVTGMPGYGADGRHTLEAVDALYAAAITQLDAPTRHRAQQVALGAAAALGIGCVHECGGPTTSSETDFTELLAASSDQPVPQVVGYWGELGAASKARELGAAGAAGDLYADGALGSVDAHLSVPYADGSGCGHALLSAEEVAAHIVDCTGHGMQGGMHAIGDAAVATVLAGFAAAAEVVGIERLRAARHRVEHAEILDKTLIAGLVEFGLTASVQPAFDRLWGGAGQMYQQRLGLDRSLASNPFGSLSGVGVPLAFGSDSPVTPLDPWGGVRAAAQHHNPAQRISVRTAFAAHTRGGWRAARYDETGFLAPGAPATLAVWDCPAGLDEHGLPLLDEPDQTPRCLRTVRDGVTIFTA, from the coding sequence ATGGTGCGAACCCTGTATCGCGGGGGTCGGGTGTACAGCCCGGCCGACCCGCACGCCACAGCCCTTGCCGTCGACGACGACCGGATCAGCTGGGTCGGCGCCGACGACGACGCCCCCACCGCCGACACCATCATCGAGTTGGACGGGGCGCTGCTGGCGCCCGCGTTCGTCGACGCGCACGCCCACCTGACCAACACCGGCCTGACCATGACGCTGCTGGACGTCTCGCCGGTACGGTCGGCCGCGCAGCTGCTCGACGCGGTCGCCGCGCACGCCGCCACGCTGCCCGCCGGGTCGCTGGTCTACGCCCGCGGCTACGACGAGTCGACCTGGCCGGATCCGAGCCTGCCGCACCGCACCGAGCTGGAGAACGCGGTCGACGGGCGACCCTGCTACGTCTCGCACATCAGCGGGCACGCCGCGCTGACCACCGGTGCGCTGGTCGCTGCGGTCCCCGGGGTGACCGGTATGCCCGGCTACGGTGCCGACGGGCGACACACCCTGGAAGCGGTCGACGCGCTGTACGCGGCGGCGATCACCCAGCTCGACGCACCCACCCGGCACCGGGCGCAGCAGGTGGCGCTGGGCGCCGCCGCCGCGCTGGGCATCGGCTGCGTGCACGAGTGCGGTGGACCCACCACCAGCTCCGAAACCGACTTCACCGAACTGCTCGCCGCCTCGTCGGACCAGCCGGTACCGCAGGTCGTCGGGTACTGGGGGGAGCTCGGTGCGGCCAGCAAGGCGCGGGAGCTGGGCGCCGCCGGTGCCGCCGGCGACCTTTACGCCGACGGCGCGCTCGGCTCGGTCGACGCCCACCTGAGCGTCCCGTACGCCGACGGCAGCGGCTGCGGGCACGCGCTGCTGTCGGCCGAGGAGGTCGCCGCGCACATCGTCGACTGCACCGGGCACGGCATGCAGGGCGGCATGCACGCCATCGGCGACGCCGCGGTCGCCACCGTGCTGGCCGGGTTCGCCGCCGCGGCCGAGGTGGTGGGCATCGAGCGGCTGCGGGCCGCCCGGCACCGCGTCGAGCATGCCGAGATCCTGGACAAGACGCTGATCGCCGGGCTGGTCGAGTTCGGGTTGACGGCGAGTGTGCAGCCGGCGTTCGACCGGCTGTGGGGCGGCGCCGGCCAGATGTACCAGCAGCGGCTCGGGCTGGATCGGTCGCTGGCGTCCAACCCGTTCGGGTCGCTGTCGGGTGTCGGGGTGCCGTTGGCGTTCGGGTCCGACTCGCCGGTCACCCCGCTCGACCCGTGGGGCGGGGTGCGTGCCGCCGCGCAGCACCACAACCCGGCGCAGCGGATCAGCGTGCGCACCGCGTTCGCCGCGCACACCCGCGGCGGCTGGCGGGCGGCCCGCTACGACGAGACCGGGTTCCTCGCCCCGGGCGCCCCGGCCACCCTCGCGGTGTGGGACTGCCCGGCCGGGCTGGACGAGCACGGCCTGCCGCTGCTCGACGAACCCGACCAGACGCCGCGCTGCCTGCGCACGGTACGCGACGGGGTCACCATCTTCACCGCCTGA
- a CDS encoding zinc-binding alcohol dehydrogenase, with amino-acid sequence MSGVAERTGVTATESPVGLHRVLAPAGVLPQAAQRLDTNPDIRPGEVRISLERLNLDAASYRQLSGKHHGDGDAIRAEVLDIITSRGKMHNPVTGSGGMLIGTVDAVGDQSPLGLQVGQRVATLVSLTLTPLAITDALAGWDGRGEQVPAAGHAILFARSIAAVLPDDEDPELSLAVLDVCGAPALTARVVEAAAARLGAAPRVAVLGGAGKSGSLSLAAARRAGAGTVGVVPTEAEADRLRAAGLADQVVIADATDPVALSAAVGRGADVTVVCVDVPGCEHGAILATAEGGTVIFFSMATSFAAAALGAEGLAADVTMLVGNGYVPGHAERALELLRTEPGVRELFGARLAG; translated from the coding sequence ATGAGCGGGGTTGCGGAACGTACCGGGGTGACGGCGACCGAGTCGCCGGTCGGCCTGCATCGGGTGCTGGCGCCTGCCGGGGTGCTGCCGCAGGCCGCGCAGCGCCTGGACACCAACCCCGACATCCGGCCCGGTGAGGTACGCATCAGCCTGGAACGTCTCAACCTGGACGCGGCGAGCTACCGGCAGCTGTCGGGCAAGCATCACGGCGACGGCGACGCGATCCGCGCCGAGGTGCTCGACATCATCACCAGCCGCGGCAAGATGCACAATCCGGTCACCGGCTCCGGCGGCATGCTGATCGGCACGGTCGACGCGGTCGGCGACCAGTCGCCGCTGGGCCTGCAGGTCGGCCAGCGCGTCGCCACGCTCGTGTCGCTGACGCTGACCCCGCTGGCGATCACCGACGCGCTCGCCGGCTGGGACGGCCGCGGCGAGCAGGTGCCCGCCGCCGGCCACGCCATCCTGTTTGCACGCTCGATCGCCGCGGTGCTGCCCGACGACGAGGACCCCGAACTGTCTCTTGCGGTACTCGACGTGTGCGGTGCGCCGGCGCTGACCGCCCGGGTGGTCGAGGCCGCCGCGGCCCGGCTCGGTGCCGCGCCGCGGGTCGCGGTGCTCGGCGGTGCCGGCAAGTCGGGCAGCCTGTCGCTCGCCGCCGCCCGCCGGGCCGGCGCCGGCACCGTCGGCGTGGTACCCACCGAGGCCGAGGCCGACCGGCTGCGCGCCGCCGGTCTCGCCGACCAGGTCGTGATCGCCGACGCCACCGACCCGGTCGCCCTGTCGGCCGCGGTCGGCCGGGGCGCCGACGTGACCGTCGTGTGCGTCGACGTACCCGGCTGCGAGCACGGCGCGATCCTCGCCACCGCCGAGGGCGGCACGGTGATCTTCTTCTCGATGGCCACCTCGTTCGCCGCCGCCGCGCTCGGCGCCGAAGGCCTGGCCGCCGACGTCACGATGCTGGTCGGCAACGGCTACGTGCCGGGCCACGCCGAACGCGCGCTGGAGCTGCTGCGCACCGAACCCGGGGTGCGGGAGCTGTTCGGCGCCCGGCTCGCGGGCTGA
- a CDS encoding KamA family radical SAM protein translates to MAEQVESTVGQGDDAGGQPYEYRRVELVEPDWTRLPGFADVTAAQWRSAQWQRAHCVKNIKQLRQLMGDLLDEKFYDDLAADQEQHATMSMLLPPQMLNTMVPHEVPDTDAFYTDPVRRYMLPVASDRRADWPSHPHATRDSLHEHDMWVAEGLTHRYPTKVLAELLSTCPQYCGHCTRMDLVGNSTPTIDKLRLTGKPVDRYDAIINYLQQHPEVRDVVVSGGDVANVPWKNLEAFLMRLLAIDTIRDIRLATKALMGMPQHWLAPDVVEGLERVARTAHRRGVNLAIHTHVNHVNSLTPLVAEAARTALDVGVRDVRNQGVLMRGVNATDTDLLDLCFGLQGEANILPYYFYMCDMIPNAEHWRVSVAEAQHLQHAIMGYLPGYATPRIVCDVPFVGKRWVHMLADYDRERGISYWTKNYRTGIELDDPDALQRRYPFYDPIYTLPESGQQWWRDNFPPDTAAAADAAAASRQAAERDAVHA, encoded by the coding sequence GTGGCGGAACAGGTCGAGAGCACCGTGGGTCAGGGCGACGACGCCGGCGGCCAGCCGTACGAATACCGCCGGGTCGAGCTGGTCGAACCCGACTGGACCCGGCTGCCCGGTTTCGCCGACGTCACCGCCGCCCAGTGGCGTTCCGCGCAGTGGCAGCGCGCGCACTGCGTCAAGAACATCAAGCAACTGCGGCAGCTGATGGGCGACCTGCTCGACGAGAAGTTCTACGACGACCTCGCCGCCGACCAGGAACAGCACGCGACGATGTCGATGCTGCTGCCGCCGCAGATGCTCAACACCATGGTGCCGCACGAGGTGCCCGACACCGACGCGTTCTACACCGACCCGGTCCGCCGGTACATGCTGCCGGTCGCCTCCGACCGCCGCGCCGACTGGCCCAGCCACCCGCACGCCACCCGCGACTCGCTGCACGAGCACGACATGTGGGTCGCCGAGGGCCTCACCCACCGGTACCCGACGAAGGTGCTGGCCGAGCTGCTGTCGACCTGCCCGCAGTACTGCGGGCACTGCACCCGGATGGACCTGGTCGGCAACTCCACCCCGACCATCGACAAGCTGCGGCTGACCGGCAAGCCGGTCGACCGGTACGACGCGATCATCAACTACCTGCAGCAGCACCCCGAGGTGCGCGACGTGGTCGTCTCCGGCGGCGACGTGGCCAACGTGCCGTGGAAGAACCTCGAAGCGTTCCTGATGCGGCTGCTGGCCATCGACACCATCCGCGACATCCGGCTGGCCACCAAGGCACTGATGGGCATGCCGCAGCACTGGCTGGCCCCCGACGTGGTCGAAGGGCTCGAACGAGTCGCCCGCACCGCCCACCGCCGCGGCGTCAACCTCGCCATCCACACCCACGTCAACCACGTCAACTCGCTGACCCCGCTGGTCGCCGAGGCCGCCCGCACCGCATTGGACGTCGGCGTACGCGACGTGCGCAACCAGGGCGTGCTGATGCGCGGCGTCAACGCCACCGACACCGACCTGCTCGACCTGTGCTTCGGGCTGCAGGGCGAGGCGAACATCCTGCCGTACTACTTCTACATGTGCGACATGATCCCCAACGCCGAACACTGGCGCGTCTCGGTCGCCGAAGCCCAGCACCTGCAACACGCCATCATGGGCTACCTGCCCGGCTACGCCACCCCGCGGATCGTGTGCGACGTGCCGTTCGTCGGCAAACGGTGGGTGCACATGCTCGCCGACTACGACCGCGAACGCGGCATCTCGTACTGGACGAAGAACTACCGCACCGGCATCGAACTCGACGACCCCGACGCGCTCCAGCGCCGGTACCCGTTCTACGACCCGATCTACACCCTCCCCGAGTCCGGCCAGCAGTGGTGGCGGGACAACTTCCCGCCGGACACCGCGGCCGCCGCCGACGCCGCCGCGGCGTCCCGGCAGGCCGCCGAACGCGACGCCGTGCACGCCTGA
- a CDS encoding histidine phosphatase family protein — MAEIVLIRHGETAWSASGQHTSVTDLPLTERGERQAADLAPALARRQFTAVYSSPRTRARRTAQLAGLTVTAVDDDLAEWNYGDYEGRTTADIHTEVPDWDLWTDGAPGGEKPAAVGARLDRVLQRAREQLCDGDVALVAHGHALRVAGARWIGLAAACGGLLKLDTGTLSTLGFEHGRPVVTSWNAAVTSS; from the coding sequence ATGGCAGAGATCGTCCTGATCCGGCACGGCGAAACCGCCTGGTCGGCAAGCGGCCAGCACACCTCCGTCACCGACCTGCCGCTCACCGAGCGCGGTGAACGGCAAGCGGCCGACCTGGCACCCGCCCTCGCCCGGCGCCAGTTCACCGCCGTGTACAGCTCGCCGCGAACCCGCGCCCGACGCACCGCGCAGCTCGCCGGCCTGACCGTCACCGCGGTCGACGACGACCTGGCCGAATGGAACTACGGCGACTACGAGGGCCGCACCACCGCCGACATCCACACCGAGGTGCCTGACTGGGACCTGTGGACCGACGGCGCACCCGGCGGGGAGAAACCCGCCGCGGTCGGCGCCCGCCTCGACCGGGTCCTGCAACGCGCCCGCGAACAGCTCTGCGACGGCGACGTCGCGCTCGTCGCGCACGGCCACGCGCTACGGGTCGCCGGCGCCCGCTGGATCGGCCTGGCCGCCGCCTGCGGCGGGCTGCTCAAGCTCGACACCGGCACCCTGTCCACCCTCGGCTTCGAACACGGCCGCCCCGTCGTCACCAGCTGGAACGCCGCCGTCACCAGCTCCTGA